One window of Leguminivora glycinivorella isolate SPB_JAAS2020 chromosome 9, LegGlyc_1.1, whole genome shotgun sequence genomic DNA carries:
- the LOC125229462 gene encoding tubulin-folding cofactor B, with protein MENIQVITQDFVNVHITKSDSDLGAPVERRFKKEITVSDFKTKLELVTGGNATTMKLKLFDSKNNYLCDIDNNNALLGSYPIDDGMRIHVEDKFALLSDVSSSDSAERFRLSEEEYEKKGDTVRSFLQRNKLGKYNEEELAKMKEQQQKELEEEARLAAAVLVGSRCEVRVPSQGVRRATVRYNGPLEGAKGLWIGVQYDEPRGKNDGEVNGKRYFTCPPKYGGFVKPAYVTVGDFPEEEFDLDDEI; from the exons ATGGAGAATATACAAGTAATTACCCAAGATTTTGTGAACGTACACATCACAAAATCTGACTCCGATTTGGGAGCACCAGTTGAAAGACGTTTCAAAAAAGAAATAACAGTCTCCGACTTTAAG ACAAAGCTGGAACTTGTAACCGGAGGCAATGCAACCACAATGAAACTGAAGTTGTTCGACAGTAAAAACAATTATTTGTGCGACATAGACAACAACAATGCACTGCTCGGGTCGTACCCAATAGACGACGGGATGAGGATACATGTGGAGGACAAATTTGCATTGCTCAGTGATGTTAGTTCATCAGACAGTGCAGAAAG ATTCCGACTGTCTGAAGAGGAATATGAGAAGAAGGGAGACACGGTGCGCTCATTCCTGCAGCGGAACAAGCTCGGCAAGTATAACGAGGAGGAGCTGGCTAAAATGAAGGAACAGCAGCAGAAGGAATTGGAAGAGGAAGCAAG aCTCGCAGCAGCAGTGCTAGTAGGTTCTCGTTGTGAAGTACGCGTACCATCGCAGGGCGTACGGCGGGCAACGGTCCGGTACAACGGACCTCTAGAAGGAGCGAAGGGATTATGGATTGGTGTGCAATATGATGAGCCGCGAGGAAAGAACGACGGAGA AGTAAATGGCAAGCGGTACTTCACATGTCCTCCCAAATACGGCGGCTTCGTGAAGCCAGCTTACGTCACAGTCGGCGATTTCCCCGAAGAAGAGTTTGATCTCGACGATGAAATATGA